TCATAATACATATCCGTAAGCTTATTTCTAATTTGTCTGGCAGATTCATCATTAGAAAACCTGTCCTTTAAATTGACAAAATCCAACATTATACTCTGCATCTCTTCTGCTTTTGTCTCATCTATTTCTGAATAATTTAAAATTTGCAAAAAGGAATCTGCCAGTATTGTAACTACCTTTTCGCTTTCTTCTATAGAGTGTTTAAGATCGGTCTGAGCACTGATTTTCTTATCTTTATTTCCTGTAATAAGAAGATGATATGCTTCCTCCATCTGCCTGCGATTTATAGGAAGCTCTCTACCCAGTCTATTATTAAAAAAGCTCTCAACCCCATTAATTACTTCCACCATACTATCCATGGTATCTAATAACTCATCACTATTACCACCGGTACCGGCAATTTCAATTGCAAATTCGGCTATTAAAGCAAATAAACACATATTGCTTTCATCTATCAGACACTGTGTCATAAAATATATTTTTTGGGTCAAATCCTTTAAAAGCTCATTCAACTGATTTATAAGCTCTATTTGATCATCCATCTGGTATATAGTAATAAAGCTGCTGGTAGAATAAAAAGACTTTATAAGATCAAGGGGAATTTTAGTATACTCTTTATAGTAATTTATTTTATCCAAATCCGGTTCAATATGCCTTTCAATATCAATTAATTCATCAAGCCACTGGGGTCTTTGTACGGTATACCCCAGTCTTTGTGCTGATTCTGAATAAGATTTATATTGATCAATTATAAATTCATATAGAGTATATCCTTGTTTTAAACTATCTTGATAGGCCACAGCTAACTCTAAAATTACTTTGCTTAAAGTGGCCATTAAAAAACCATTATAGTCACTGTTACTTATGAGAACTCTCTCAAAATCTTCCTTATGTTCCACAGCAAATACATAAATAATTACATCTTCTAATGCTGTATATGTACTTTGATATTGCCCATATACAATGTCACTGACCGCAAGAAATGCACCTGAACCCAAAACATATCTTACCCCTTTATGACTTACTTGAATTCGTCCTCTAATTAGTAAGGCAATACTTTGTAGGTCTTCCCCCTCCGTATATATGTTGGCTCCTCTTGAATATTGGTTCACTGCATTAAAATTTAATTTTTGCTTCAATTGAAACACTCCAATTTGTATGTTTTGTAAAATGTAAATTTTATATATCAATTATATACTATAGATTTGCTTATAAAAAGCTATAAAGGCCATAATAGTACCAAATGCTCATAAAAAAAAGATGACAAATCAATGTCATCTTTCTATATTATAAATTTATTCCGTGCATTCTGCTTCGAATGATTACCATAGGCGTTACCTTTACAGTTAACTCAGCCCAGGCTACCTTACGGCACACAGGAGCTTTTGCTTAGTGCTGCTTCATTCCTGACCTGACACGGTTCACAAATTCCTGTTGCGTAAGACCCAAACGTCAACATCACTTATAAAGGGCAGCCCTACAGTAAATCACCCTAGGCAGAATATCACCCCTGCTGTAGCGGATTGCAGGTACAGGGCACCGCTATCTCCCCGGCTGCACGGAAACTTTACGACGAATTAAATTATGTTTGTGTGTAATTTTGAGCTGTATGCCAAGTATAAGACTTTTTTTAAAAACTGTCAACCCTCAAGCTTTTCCAATTTATTGCGAATTCTCAATTCTTTAAAAAACTTTTGGATTATTTCGGCACATTCATTTTGAAGTACCCCTCTTGTAATCTCCACCTGATGATTAAATTCATCCATCTGTAATATATTTAAAATTGAACCGGCACATCCGGCCTTAGGATTCATAGTTCCGATTACAGCTCTTTTTATCCTTGCTTGAACTATAGCCCCGGAACACATCTGACAAGGCTCCAAGGTAATGTATATAGTACAATCTTCTAAGCGCCAATCTCCCATCTTTTTGCTTGCTTTATTAATTGCGGTTATTTCGGCATGGGCAAGGGTTGTTTTATTGGTATTTCTTTTATTATAGCCTCTTCCTATAATTT
This genomic interval from Herbinix luporum contains the following:
- the tadA gene encoding tRNA adenosine(34) deaminase TadA yields the protein MRDMTDEKFMKEALKQAKRAYLLGEVPIGCVIVYQDKIIGRGYNKRNTNKTTLAHAEITAINKASKKMGDWRLEDCTIYITLEPCQMCSGAIVQARIKRAVIGTMNPKAGCAGSILNILQMDEFNHQVEITRGVLQNECAEIIQKFFKELRIRNKLEKLEG